From a region of the Malania oleifera isolate guangnan ecotype guangnan chromosome 12, ASM2987363v1, whole genome shotgun sequence genome:
- the LOC131144727 gene encoding receptor protein kinase-like protein ZAR1: MCPTNQNLVSFKSLSHKCPSTQHHHLHAPPPFLFSATCFIFYCSSLPTHHLPTMRITSPFFFFFSFFFCFALFQNSRFGLCLTADGLALLSLKSAVDQSSGDSLFADWNENDSVPCRWSGVSCANVSGFADPRVVGVAISGKNLRGYIPSELGSLQFLRRLNLHGNDFSGSIPVQLFNATSLHSLFLYGNNLSGELPPTICKLPRLQNLDLSNNSLSGSIPGDLSNCRQLQRLVLAGNNFSGEIPAGVFPEMENLVQLDLSSNHLRGSIPEDIGELKSLAGTLNLSFNHLSGKIPKSLGNLPVTLSFDLRNNNLSGEIPQTGSFANQGPTAFLNNPSLCGFPLQKPCRNPLQSSPARQTSSPESETNPEKGLSPGMIILISVADAAGVSFVGFIIVYLYWKRKDSSGGCSCTGKAKLGDPRTGSLCSFPCFAGGRHSSDSEADSAAGSGAGGGGRGEEGEGELVAIDKGFNFELDELLRASAYVLGKSGLGIVYKVVLGNGVPVAVRRLGEGGDRQRYKEFAAEVQAIGRVKHPNIVKLRAYYWAPDEKLLISDFISHGNLASALRGKNGQPSPNLTWSTRLTVAKGTARGLAYLHECSPRKFVHGDVKPSNILLDADLHPYISDFGLNRLISIAGADTSAVSASYLPYVKPSAQSDRSTNYRAPEARVAGARPAQKWDVYSFGVVLLELLTGKSPDISSPTTSTATAAEVSDLVRWVRKGFEVENPLSELVDPTLLREVQAKKEVLAVFHVALACTEADPEIRPRMKTVADNLDRIGS, translated from the exons atGTGCCCCACCAATCAAAATCTCGTCTCTTTCAAGTCTCTTTCTCATAAATGCCCCTCCACCCAACACCACCATCTCCACGCCCCGCCACCTTTTTTATTCTCTGCAACTTGCTTCATCTTCTACTGCTCATCTCTCCCCACTCATCACCTCCCTACCATGAGGATCACTTccccattcttcttcttcttctccttcttcttctgcttcGCTCTTTTTCAGAATTCAAGATTCGGTCTCTGCCTCACCGCCGACGGGCTCGCACTTCTTTCTCTGAAGTCCGCCGTCGACCAATCATCCGGCGACTCTCTATTCGCCGACTGGAACGAGAACGACAGCGTCCCGTGCCGCTGGTCTGGTGTTTCCTGTGCCAACGTTTCTGGGTTCGCCGACCCTCGCGTCGTTGGAGTCGCGATCTCCGGGAAGAATCTCCGGGGGTATATTCCCTCCGAATTGGGCAGCCTCCAGTTTCTCCGGAGGCTTAATCTCCACGGCAACGACTTCTCTGGCTCGATACCTGTGCAGCTCTTCAATGCGACGTCGCTTCACAGCTTGTTTCTCTACGGTAATAATCTATCCGGCGAGCTGCCGCCGACGATCTGTAAACTCCCCCGGCTTCAGAACCTCGACCTCTCGAACAATTCGCTTTCTGGGTCGATTCCAGGAGATCTGAGTAATTGCCGGCAGCTGCAGAGGCTGGTCTTGGCCGGAAACAACTTCTCTGGCGAGATTCCCGCCGGCGTTTTCCCGGAAATGGAGAATTTGGTCCAGCTCGATCTTTCGTCGAACCATCTCAGGGGGTCGATTCCGGAAGACATTGGCGAGCTCAAATCGCTCGCCGGCACCCTCAATCTCTCTTTCAATCACTTGTCTGGCAAAATCCCCAAATCTCTCGGAAATTTGCCCGTGACGCTGAGCTTCGATCTCCGAAACAACAATTTGAGCGGCGAAATACCCCAGACCGGATCGTTCGCGAACCAGGGCCCGACGGCGTTCCTCAACAACCCATCGCTTTGCGGGTTTCCCCTCCAAAAACCCTGCCGGAACCCATTACAGAGCTCGCCGGCGAGACAAACCTCCTCGCCCGAATCCGAAACGAACCCCGAAAAAGGCCTCTCCCCGGGCATGATCATTCTCATATCAGTCGCCGACGCCGCCGGAGTCTCCTTCGTCGGCTTCATCATCGTGTACCTCTACTGGAAAAGAAAAGACTCCAGCGGCGGCTGCAGCTGCACTGGAAAGGCAAAGCTCGGCGACCCACGAACCGGCAGTCTCTGTTCCTTCCCGTGTTTCGCCGGCGGTCGACATAGCAGCGACTCAGAGGCGGATTCAGCCGCGGGCTCTGGCGCAGGCGGCGGCGGACGGGGAGAGGAAGGAGAAGGGGAGCTGGTGGCGATAGACAAGGGGTTCAATTTCGAGCTGGACGAGCTGCTGAGGGCATCCGCGTATGTGTTGGGGAAGAGCGGGCTGGGGATAGTGTACAAGGTGGTGTTGGGGAACGGGGTGCCGGTGGCTGTGCGGCGGCTGGGGGAGGGCGGCGATCGGCAGAGGTACAAGGAGTTCGCAGCGGAGGTGCAGGCGATCGGGCGGGTGAAGCATCCGAATATCGTGAAGTTGAGGGCTTACTATTGGGCTCCCGACGAGAAGCTTCTCATCAGTGATTTCATTTCCCATGGCAATTTGGCTTCTGCGCTTCGCG GAAAAAATGGTCAACCTTCACCCAACCTCACTTGGTCAACGAGGCTGACAGTCGCAAAGGGCACGGCGCGTGGCTTAGCCTACCTCCACGAGTGCAGTCCCCGGAAGTTCGTCCACGGCGACGTCAAACCCTCCAACATCCTCCTCGACGCCGACTTGCACCCCTACATCTCCGACTTCGGCCTCAACCGCCTCATCTCCATCGCCGGCGCAGACACCTCCGCCGTCTCCGCCAGCTACCTCCCCTACGTCAAGCCCTCCGCCCAGTCCGACCGCTCCACCAACTACCGGGCTCCGGAGGCCCGGGTCGCCGGCGCCCGACCCGCCCAGAAGTGGGACGTCTACTCCTTCGGCGTCGTCCTGCTCGAGCTCCTGACCGGAAAATCGCCGGATATCTCGTCTCCGACGACGTCGACGGCGACGGCCGCGGAAGTGTCGGATCTGGTGAGGTGGGTGAGGAAGGGGTTCGAGGTGGAGAACCCACTGTCGGAATTGGTGGATCCGACGCTGCTCCGGGAGGTGCAGGCGAAGAAGGAGGTGCTGGCGGTGTTTCACGTGGCGCTGGCGTGCACGGAGGCGGACCCGGAGATCCGGCCCCGGATGAAGACCGTTGCCGACAACCTCGATCGGATCGGGTCGTGA